In Streptomyces hawaiiensis, one genomic interval encodes:
- a CDS encoding FtsX-like permease family protein — MTGLLLLRLRAHRLLLTAALLAVLLTTSVLATLAAFSGSVGNAALRGTLSGRAAVPASLVVEADVPRERRDAAHRTVVRGAREAFGGLPVTVRRLERSGPYALPRSLRDADARAGQPDLTYLAALDRSRIRLVSGALPGPARAGGETAVPVALPEAAADRLKLRSGAHLALTDRLGGAPIRVRVTGVYRAADGSDPYWQADTVGGQGVRTLAFTTYGPLLADASVLASGRASVDNTGWVATADYRTVTTDGIGALRADAVRAAGALRKDPVLGGDATVRTGLPELLDRTGRALLVSRSTLMIVSVQLVLLAGYALLLVARLLDSERAGETELLRARGSSRGRIAGLAALEALLLAVPAAVCAALMSGPLARLLARWSSLDRIGLRLEAAPSGGVWLVAGGVALACGVAVVAPALAATAGVPARLRRVRAATTAAPVRAGADAGLLLIAGVAYWQLQRQTAASDGGVLSRDRAGQLGIDPLLVAAPALALLAGTVLTLRLLPLAARLAERRSASGRGLPAALAGWQFSRRPLRGAGPVLLLVIAVATGMLAIGHGASWDRSQDDQADFRTGASVRVLDYRPGSPGQTGLYAALPGARDAAPAHRTGLTLSGGRDATVLALDTARAADGMLMRGDLADEPAAKLLRTLALPEQDADRAIRLPDGTRRLGLDVRITDLRARTGQSPSGRAPQLTVVVEDRYGISYRLGAGEVPVDGRVHPVALDLGVTATGRRAAPAGPLRLTGLQLDDTAPVGRAERHRFTVERLRATGRDGAARTVPAPDGTRWRGGWTVTENGTVLARAVMKPTVSGTAPLTVSYGTGADPDESFNAAPLYTVRVTTAGDGAPRSIAAVATRDFLRAAGAGPGDTIDVPLSGEQLRVRIVRTVEELPTTGPGPDAETTDGGALLLDLRAVDAVLAQRAAAPLGPTEWWVSAAPGKAAEVAAALRARPDLEPQQVLVRDETAAELLRDPLGAGPRSALTAVAVAAAALAAGGFAVSAAGARRERSAEFAVLRALGTSRRDLARLVATEQSLLVGAGLLAGLGLGTLLTRAVVPLIVLTSDAGRPVPPVLVELPVHRVALLLLGVAAPLLLITAGSALRRAEPAVALRHQGED, encoded by the coding sequence GTGACGGGCTTACTGCTGCTGCGCCTGCGCGCGCATCGGCTGCTGCTCACGGCCGCCCTGCTCGCCGTCCTGCTGACCACCTCGGTTCTCGCCACCCTCGCGGCCTTCTCCGGCTCCGTCGGGAACGCGGCGCTGCGCGGCACCCTGAGCGGCCGGGCCGCGGTGCCCGCCTCCCTCGTCGTCGAGGCGGACGTGCCCCGGGAGCGGCGGGACGCGGCGCACCGGACCGTGGTGCGCGGGGCGCGGGAGGCCTTCGGCGGGCTGCCGGTGACCGTGCGGAGGCTGGAGCGGTCCGGGCCGTACGCGCTGCCCCGGTCCCTGCGGGACGCGGACGCCCGGGCCGGGCAACCCGACCTCACGTATCTCGCCGCCCTCGACCGGTCCAGGATCAGACTGGTCTCGGGCGCCCTGCCCGGCCCGGCCCGGGCGGGCGGTGAGACCGCCGTGCCCGTCGCCCTGCCCGAGGCGGCCGCCGACCGGCTGAAGCTGCGGTCCGGAGCGCACCTCGCGCTCACCGACCGGCTGGGCGGCGCACCGATCCGGGTACGGGTGACGGGGGTGTACCGGGCGGCCGACGGCTCGGATCCCTACTGGCAGGCGGACACCGTCGGCGGCCAGGGCGTACGCACCCTCGCCTTCACCACCTACGGGCCGCTGCTGGCCGACGCGTCGGTGCTCGCCTCCGGCCGCGCCTCCGTGGACAACACCGGCTGGGTGGCGACGGCCGACTACCGCACCGTCACCACCGACGGCATCGGCGCGCTCCGCGCGGATGCCGTGCGCGCGGCCGGGGCGCTGCGCAAGGACCCGGTGCTCGGAGGCGACGCGACCGTGCGCACCGGGCTGCCGGAGCTGCTCGACCGGACCGGGCGGGCCCTGCTGGTGTCCCGGTCCACCTTGATGATCGTCTCCGTGCAGCTGGTCCTGCTCGCCGGGTACGCGCTGCTGCTGGTGGCCCGGCTGCTGGACAGCGAACGGGCGGGCGAGACCGAGCTGCTGCGCGCCCGGGGCAGCTCGCGCGGCCGGATCGCGGGGCTCGCCGCGCTGGAGGCGCTGCTGCTGGCGGTACCGGCCGCGGTCTGTGCCGCGCTGATGTCCGGCCCGCTGGCCCGGCTGCTGGCCCGCTGGTCCTCGCTCGACCGGATCGGGCTGCGGCTGGAGGCCGCCCCGTCGGGCGGGGTCTGGCTGGTCGCGGGCGGTGTGGCGCTGGCGTGCGGTGTGGCGGTCGTGGCGCCCGCGCTGGCGGCGACGGCAGGCGTACCCGCACGGCTGCGGCGCGTGCGTGCCGCCACGACGGCCGCGCCCGTGCGCGCCGGAGCCGATGCCGGGCTGCTGCTGATCGCGGGCGTGGCGTACTGGCAGCTCCAACGGCAGACCGCGGCGAGCGACGGCGGTGTGCTCAGCCGGGACCGGGCCGGACAGCTGGGCATCGATCCGCTGCTGGTCGCGGCGCCCGCGCTGGCGCTGCTGGCGGGCACAGTGCTGACGCTGCGTCTGCTGCCGCTCGCGGCCCGGCTCGCGGAGCGGCGTTCGGCGAGCGGGCGCGGGCTGCCGGCGGCGCTGGCGGGCTGGCAGTTCAGCCGGCGCCCGCTGCGCGGAGCGGGTCCGGTGCTGCTGCTTGTCATCGCCGTGGCGACCGGGATGCTGGCGATCGGGCACGGCGCGTCCTGGGACCGGTCGCAGGACGACCAGGCCGACTTCAGGACGGGCGCCTCCGTACGGGTTCTCGACTACAGGCCGGGCAGTCCCGGACAGACCGGCCTCTACGCCGCGCTGCCCGGGGCCCGGGACGCCGCTCCCGCGCACCGCACCGGCCTGACCCTGTCCGGCGGTCGTGACGCGACGGTCCTCGCCCTGGACACGGCCCGTGCCGCGGACGGGATGCTGATGCGGGGCGATCTCGCCGACGAGCCCGCGGCGAAGCTGCTGCGGACACTGGCCCTGCCCGAGCAGGACGCGGACCGGGCGATACGGCTGCCCGACGGCACCCGGCGGCTCGGCCTCGACGTGCGGATCACCGACCTGCGGGCCCGGACGGGACAGTCTCCTTCCGGCCGCGCGCCCCAGCTCACGGTGGTCGTCGAGGACCGGTACGGCATCTCTTACCGGCTGGGCGCCGGAGAGGTCCCGGTGGACGGACGGGTTCACCCGGTCGCGCTCGACCTGGGCGTGACGGCGACGGGCCGCCGCGCCGCCCCGGCCGGGCCGCTGCGGCTGACCGGGCTCCAGCTCGACGACACCGCGCCCGTCGGCCGCGCCGAACGGCACCGGTTCACCGTCGAACGGCTGCGAGCCACCGGCCGCGACGGCGCCGCGCGGACCGTTCCCGCACCCGACGGGACGCGCTGGCGGGGCGGCTGGACGGTGACGGAGAACGGCACCGTCCTCGCCCGTGCGGTCATGAAGCCCACCGTGTCGGGGACCGCGCCGCTGACCGTGTCGTACGGCACCGGCGCCGACCCCGACGAGAGCTTCAACGCCGCCCCGCTCTACACCGTTCGTGTCACCACCGCAGGGGACGGGGCGCCGCGGAGCATCGCCGCCGTCGCCACCCGGGACTTCCTGCGGGCGGCGGGGGCCGGGCCGGGCGACACCATCGACGTACCGCTGTCCGGGGAGCAGCTGCGGGTGCGGATCGTCCGGACGGTCGAGGAGCTGCCGACCACCGGCCCCGGACCGGACGCAGAGACGACGGACGGCGGGGCGCTGCTGCTCGATCTGCGGGCCGTCGACGCCGTGCTGGCCCAGCGGGCCGCCGCGCCGCTCGGCCCCACGGAGTGGTGGGTGAGCGCGGCCCCCGGCAAGGCGGCCGAGGTCGCCGCCGCTCTGCGGGCGCGCCCGGACCTCGAACCGCAGCAGGTCCTGGTGCGGGACGAGACCGCGGCCGAACTGCTGCGCGATCCGCTCGGTGCCGGGCCGCGCTCGGCGCTGACGGCGGTGGCGGTGGCCGCGGCGGCCCTGGCCGCCGGGGGCTTCGCGGTGAGCGCCGCCGGTGCGCGGCGGGAGCGGTCCGCGGAGTTCGCGGTGCTGCGCGCCCTGGGCACCTCCCGCCGGGATCTCGCCCGGCTGGTCGCGACGGAGCAGAGCCTGCTCGTCGGCGCCGGGCTGCTCGCCGGGCTGGGTCTCGGCACCCTCCTGACCCGGGCCGTCGTACCGCTGATCGTCCTGACCTCCGACGCGGGGCGGCCGGTCCCGCCCGTCCTCGTCGAACTCCCGGTGCACCGGGTCGCCCTGCTCCTCCTGGGGGTGGCCGCCCCGCTGCTGCTGATCACCGCCGGTTCGGCGCTGCGCCGTGCCGAACCGGCGGTCGCGCTCCGCCACCAGG